In a single window of the Coprothermobacter proteolyticus DSM 5265 genome:
- a CDS encoding ABC transporter ATP-binding protein — MEKGNILEIKNLQVTFYTEDGIVRALQGVSYEVPDNETLGVVGESGCGKSVTALTVMRLLPKPQARVEGGEIWFKDKETGQEINILEQSEEHMRHIRGNKISMIFQEPMTALNPVYTVGDQIMEAIMVHNPDISKKEARERAIEMLKVVGIPAPEKRVDDYPHQMSGGMRQRVMIAMALSTNPEILIADEPTTALDVTIQAQILDLMNRLQEQFGMSIILITHNLGVVAQNADRIAVMYLGRIVEKAAVRDIFHNPKHPYTEGLLASVPRLDKGGLKEHLPGITGNLPSPYNPPPGCKFHPRCPYAFDRCRVEEPPEVEVSPGHIVCCWLHTKEETNHE; from the coding sequence ATGGAAAAGGGTAATATTTTAGAGATAAAGAATCTTCAGGTTACGTTTTACACTGAGGACGGCATCGTACGTGCTCTACAAGGGGTTTCTTACGAAGTGCCTGATAACGAGACTTTGGGGGTCGTGGGGGAGTCCGGTTGTGGGAAATCTGTTACAGCACTGACTGTGATGCGTCTGCTTCCCAAGCCACAAGCTCGTGTAGAAGGTGGCGAAATCTGGTTCAAGGATAAGGAGACTGGACAAGAGATAAACATTCTCGAACAATCTGAAGAACACATGCGGCATATACGTGGTAACAAGATTTCAATGATCTTCCAGGAACCAATGACCGCGTTGAATCCAGTTTACACAGTGGGAGATCAGATCATGGAAGCTATTATGGTACACAATCCAGATATAAGCAAGAAAGAGGCTCGAGAACGCGCCATTGAAATGCTCAAAGTGGTTGGTATACCAGCTCCTGAAAAGAGGGTGGATGACTATCCACACCAAATGTCGGGTGGTATGAGGCAGAGGGTTATGATAGCCATGGCTCTTTCCACTAATCCTGAAATACTCATTGCAGACGAGCCGACAACAGCACTAGACGTTACCATCCAAGCTCAGATTTTGGACCTAATGAATAGACTGCAGGAACAGTTTGGCATGAGCATTATTTTAATTACCCACAACCTGGGCGTGGTAGCTCAGAATGCTGATAGAATTGCTGTGATGTACTTGGGCCGCATAGTGGAAAAGGCAGCAGTTAGAGATATTTTCCACAATCCGAAACATCCTTACACCGAAGGATTGTTGGCCTCGGTTCCTCGTTTGGATAAGGGTGGACTAAAGGAACATCTGCCAGGTATTACGGGTAACCTTCCTTCACCTTATAACCCACCGCCTGGATGTAAGTTCCATCCCAGATGTCCCTATGCGTTTGATAGATGCAGAGTTGAGGAACCACCTGAAGTGGAAGTGAGCCCAGGGCACATCGTTTGCTGCTGGCTCCACACGAAGGAGGAGACAAACCATGAGTAA
- the rimI gene encoding ribosomal protein S18-alanine N-acetyltransferase, whose protein sequence is MEIIEFEITEATEEDLDAIYDVDKKAFSYPMSRSSIERDLRDRRLSKYFVARLLPFNEVVGYIGLWCIFPEAHIVSIAVDPDYQGKGIGNKLLQQALAWLVNSGFKHVFLEVRVDNEVAINLYDKHGFEKVSVRKNYYQDGSDAFVMVKDLTKKEEQ, encoded by the coding sequence GTGGAAATAATAGAATTTGAAATTACAGAAGCCACAGAAGAGGACTTGGATGCCATTTACGATGTGGACAAGAAAGCTTTTAGCTACCCGATGAGCCGCAGTAGCATCGAAAGGGACCTACGCGATAGAAGGCTTTCCAAATACTTTGTTGCCCGCCTTCTTCCCTTTAATGAGGTAGTGGGCTACATTGGCCTTTGGTGTATTTTTCCGGAAGCGCACATCGTTTCCATTGCTGTGGACCCAGACTACCAGGGCAAAGGTATTGGAAATAAACTACTACAGCAAGCTTTAGCATGGCTTGTAAATAGCGGATTTAAACACGTTTTTTTAGAAGTACGCGTTGACAACGAAGTAGCCATAAACCTGTATGACAAACACGGTTTTGAAAAAGTTAGCGTGAGAAAGAACTACTACCAAGATGGATCCGATGCTTTTGTTATGGTTAAAGACCTTACTAAAAAAGAAGAGCAATGA
- a CDS encoding ABC transporter ATP-binding protein — translation MSNNDILLEVHDLVKWFPIRRGLFGTVQGYVKAVDGVSFNIRAHETLGLVGETGSGKTTIGRLVLRLIPQTRGKVIFDGVDITALDYKSFRPMKKDMQIIFQDPYSSLNPRMTIGEIIAEPLIVHTNMTTQEREKRVYELLELVTLRPEHARRYPHEFSGGQRQRIGIARALALNPRFIVADEPISALDVSIQAQITNLLIDLQKELGLSFLFIAHDLSVIKHMCDSVLVLYLGKVMEYGSNADVFQHSRHPYTQALLSAVPVPDPDYKRERILLQGEIPSPIDPPPGCVFHTRCPYATEKCRTDKPELREVEPGHMVACHYA, via the coding sequence ATGAGTAATAATGACATCCTGCTTGAAGTTCATGATCTGGTTAAGTGGTTCCCCATAAGGAGAGGACTGTTTGGTACTGTCCAGGGATACGTTAAGGCTGTGGACGGAGTGAGTTTTAATATTAGGGCACACGAAACACTGGGTTTGGTAGGAGAAACAGGAAGTGGAAAAACAACCATTGGGCGCCTCGTGTTAAGGCTTATACCTCAGACCCGAGGGAAGGTTATTTTTGATGGCGTTGACATAACGGCTTTGGATTACAAGTCGTTTAGGCCCATGAAGAAAGACATGCAGATTATTTTCCAGGACCCTTATTCTTCTTTGAACCCGAGGATGACTATTGGAGAAATCATAGCAGAACCTCTCATCGTACACACGAATATGACAACTCAAGAGAGAGAGAAGAGGGTCTACGAACTCCTTGAGCTTGTTACACTGAGGCCTGAACATGCCAGAAGATATCCTCACGAGTTTAGTGGTGGACAGCGTCAGCGCATCGGTATTGCTCGCGCACTGGCACTGAACCCCAGATTCATTGTCGCCGACGAACCCATAAGTGCACTGGACGTTTCCATTCAAGCACAGATTACAAACTTGTTGATCGATTTGCAGAAAGAACTAGGGCTTTCCTTCTTGTTTATTGCTCACGACTTATCTGTAATTAAGCACATGTGCGACTCAGTGCTTGTTCTTTACTTGGGTAAAGTGATGGAATACGGTAGTAATGCAGACGTTTTCCAGCATTCGCGTCATCCATACACTCAGGCTTTGCTATCTGCGGTTCCTGTTCCCGATCCTGATTACAAACGAGAGCGTATCCTATTGCAGGGAGAAATTCCTTCTCCAATTGATCCACCACCAGGGTGCGTGTTCCACACCCGTTGTCCCTATGCAACGGAAAAGTGCAGAACCGATAAGCCCGAGCTACGCGAGGTCGAGCCCGGGCATATGGTCGCCTGCCACTATGCCTAA
- a CDS encoding ABC transporter permease — MADKDQEKKVNNNTNNSATNNDYEVAQESYSFWGAVWRRFRRHKLAIVGLWILVFVFIFSFIGPVFYTLDPSENIFEEDVANFYMYKINQAIKQDPGLKEYLGTMLTDFEQTLARANDLKAKAAAGDYQALSELSWSRSDLASAGMQIISMVASYTDSNGNQPFASYMDLTRYLSPPGLPVGAPGHPLGTDDQGRDLLARIMFGGKVSFAIGIASALIAVILGSLVGLVAGYVGGIVDSLLMRFVDIMLSIPTMPLLLALSPLLRRWTKSLTEGMGLGVFGSILPMVLVLALFGWMGLSRLVRGQVLSLKEQQFIEAAQAIGVPTSRVLSKHLFPNVIAPVVVAASLAVAGNILSEASLSFLGFGIQPPATSWGQILNVAVNFINSPQQIVRYWNMIFIPGALLFFTVLSFNFAGDGLRDAVDPRMKL; from the coding sequence ATGGCCGATAAGGATCAAGAAAAGAAAGTCAATAACAATACAAATAACAGCGCGACGAACAATGATTACGAGGTAGCACAAGAGAGTTATTCTTTCTGGGGTGCGGTGTGGCGTAGATTCAGGCGCCACAAACTTGCCATTGTGGGGTTGTGGATACTGGTCTTCGTGTTCATCTTTTCCTTTATTGGACCGGTATTCTATACACTGGATCCATCTGAAAACATTTTTGAAGAAGATGTGGCTAACTTCTACATGTATAAGATAAATCAAGCAATTAAGCAAGATCCAGGGCTCAAAGAGTACCTTGGCACCATGCTAACGGATTTTGAACAGACACTGGCAAGAGCAAATGACCTTAAAGCAAAGGCTGCAGCGGGGGACTATCAAGCTTTGAGTGAGCTCTCTTGGAGTAGGAGTGACTTGGCTTCTGCAGGCATGCAGATAATTAGCATGGTAGCTAGCTACACTGACAGTAACGGAAATCAACCTTTCGCGTCCTATATGGATCTGACAAGATATCTGAGCCCACCTGGATTGCCTGTGGGAGCACCTGGGCATCCTCTTGGCACGGATGACCAAGGAAGAGATCTTTTGGCCAGGATCATGTTCGGTGGTAAGGTTTCGTTTGCTATTGGTATTGCATCGGCATTGATAGCGGTCATACTTGGTAGCTTAGTTGGTTTGGTTGCTGGATATGTTGGGGGCATCGTTGATTCGCTGCTCATGAGATTTGTGGATATCATGCTCTCCATACCGACCATGCCACTGCTGCTAGCGTTATCACCGCTTCTTAGGCGTTGGACAAAGAGTTTAACAGAAGGAATGGGATTAGGTGTATTTGGTTCCATTCTACCGATGGTACTTGTGCTCGCTCTGTTTGGCTGGATGGGCCTCTCCAGATTAGTTCGTGGCCAAGTTCTTTCACTCAAGGAGCAGCAGTTCATTGAAGCAGCACAGGCTATTGGCGTTCCCACAAGCAGGGTCTTGAGTAAACACTTATTCCCTAATGTCATTGCTCCCGTGGTTGTTGCTGCATCACTTGCAGTTGCTGGTAACATTTTGTCAGAAGCTAGTTTGTCCTTCTTGGGCTTTGGTATTCAACCACCTGCCACGTCATGGGGACAAATACTAAACGTTGCGGTTAACTTCATAAACAGTCCACAGCAAATTGTGCGCTACTGGAACATGATATTTATCCCGGGTGCATTGCTGTTCTTCACTGTGCTTTCCTTTAACTTTGCAGGCGATGGGTTAAGGGACGCAGTGGACCCCAGAATGAAGCTGTGA
- the tsaD gene encoding tRNA (adenosine(37)-N6)-threonylcarbamoyltransferase complex transferase subunit TsaD has translation MGYRILAIETSCDETAVACLNGDKVVQSKVFSQIDLHEAFGGVLPEAAARRHLEVLPVLLKDVAKPDLIAVTAGPGLLPALLTGVSVALGLSRGWQVPVMGINHVVAHVAAAALERRIELPVLGLVVSGGHTSFYLIEKWSDPKVLGWTYDDAAGECLDKVGRALGMKYPAGAEIDNLALTIKERVTMPLPLKNEDSFNFSFSGLKTAALKYKGKISNEVLAASLMEAVVNHLLDRIEKVLKKYPYPLVVGGGVSASKFLRQRMHEHFGERVIFPSAQLSTDNADMVAVYAALLLQEGIVPGSCVTPDPNMEQGWC, from the coding sequence ATGGGATATAGAATCTTAGCCATAGAAACCAGCTGTGATGAGACTGCCGTGGCTTGTCTCAATGGAGATAAGGTTGTGCAAAGTAAGGTGTTTTCGCAGATTGACTTACATGAGGCTTTTGGCGGTGTTCTCCCAGAGGCTGCGGCTCGGCGTCATCTGGAGGTACTCCCGGTTTTGTTAAAGGACGTTGCTAAACCAGATTTAATTGCCGTTACTGCTGGACCTGGATTGTTGCCTGCTTTGCTCACGGGTGTTAGTGTGGCACTAGGATTATCCAGAGGATGGCAAGTACCCGTCATGGGTATAAACCACGTAGTAGCTCATGTTGCGGCAGCGGCACTGGAGCGAAGAATTGAGCTACCCGTTTTGGGATTGGTGGTTTCTGGAGGCCATACTTCCTTTTATCTAATTGAGAAATGGTCTGATCCAAAGGTGCTGGGCTGGACTTATGACGATGCTGCTGGAGAGTGTTTGGACAAAGTTGGCAGGGCACTAGGCATGAAGTATCCTGCAGGTGCAGAAATTGATAACCTGGCTCTAACGATAAAAGAGCGAGTCACCATGCCGCTACCACTTAAAAATGAGGATTCTTTTAATTTCTCGTTTTCCGGACTTAAGACAGCTGCTCTGAAATACAAGGGGAAGATTTCTAATGAAGTATTGGCTGCCTCTCTCATGGAAGCAGTGGTCAACCACTTGTTAGATCGCATAGAAAAGGTACTCAAGAAGTATCCTTATCCACTTGTGGTGGGTGGAGGAGTGTCTGCCTCCAAGTTTCTTCGTCAAAGGATGCACGAACATTTTGGCGAACGTGTTATATTCCCCAGCGCGCAGCTGAGTACAGACAATGCCGATATGGTGGCTGTGTATGCGGCACTGCTTCTACAAGAAGGCATTGTGCCAGGTTCTTGTGTGACACCTGATCCAAACATGGAACAAGGATGGTGTTGA
- the lipA gene encoding lipoyl synthase, with amino-acid sequence MDYEQIRKPAWIKTNLKDSETAKGVRQALEGLSLNTICVEGRCPNIGTCFNHGTATFLIMGSICTRHCLYCNVQSGKPMPVDETEPQRVAEAVKRLRLKYVVLTSVTRDDLEDGGSAFFRQVVEEVKKVNPNTKVEALVPDFKKNEEHWKAFITPQLDVFAHNVEVVRPLFPKLRPAGDLDVSLSMLKYFKSKGFLTKTGFMVGVGESMEDIVNMLEELLNTGVDIVTIGQYLQPSKKHWPVHKYYTPEEFKQLSEIGQSLGIPAVVSGPMVRSSYLADQYFSQLSEPHNH; translated from the coding sequence ATGGACTATGAACAGATAAGAAAACCAGCTTGGATAAAAACTAATCTAAAGGACAGTGAAACCGCAAAAGGTGTGCGCCAGGCTCTTGAAGGATTGAGCCTAAATACTATCTGTGTGGAAGGCCGCTGCCCCAATATTGGCACTTGTTTCAACCATGGAACGGCTACCTTCCTAATCATGGGAAGTATTTGCACAAGACACTGTCTGTACTGCAATGTACAGTCAGGTAAGCCAATGCCAGTAGACGAAACTGAACCGCAGCGTGTCGCAGAAGCAGTGAAAAGACTCAGGTTAAAATACGTTGTGTTGACCAGTGTAACCAGAGACGATCTAGAGGACGGTGGGAGCGCCTTTTTCCGCCAAGTGGTTGAAGAGGTTAAAAAGGTTAACCCAAATACGAAAGTAGAGGCGCTGGTGCCTGACTTCAAGAAAAATGAAGAGCATTGGAAGGCGTTCATAACACCTCAGTTAGATGTCTTTGCTCATAACGTTGAAGTGGTAAGACCTTTGTTCCCAAAACTCAGACCCGCTGGAGATCTTGATGTTTCACTGAGCATGCTCAAATACTTCAAAAGTAAAGGCTTTCTAACAAAAACAGGTTTCATGGTTGGTGTGGGCGAATCCATGGAAGACATAGTGAATATGCTGGAAGAACTACTTAACACTGGTGTAGACATTGTCACTATTGGTCAATACTTGCAGCCATCAAAGAAGCATTGGCCCGTACACAAGTACTATACCCCAGAAGAGTTTAAACAGCTTTCAGAAATAGGTCAATCCCTTGGTATACCAGCCGTAGTGTCTGGCCCCATGGTAAGATCGTCTTACCTTGCTGATCAGTATTTCTCACAGCTAAGTGAACCCCACAACCACTGA
- a CDS encoding ComF family protein, which yields MFPVFSWYADYVDEVSKPWVIPDPDPREVTFGKYTVHYAYSYYGQVKSLVKQWKFQGDHALGFRLGELMGITYNHLLCGKVVSYVPRYGESYPYFGNHLFSFLAGLQKTGNCAVVPAYVKTRATMPQKTLSRSARMVNLHDAFVPTGTCADIVVDDVMTTGATSRVLYKCSPFKVWLVLARVELDLSSDFRKA from the coding sequence ATGTTTCCTGTGTTTTCATGGTATGCTGACTATGTCGATGAAGTCAGTAAGCCCTGGGTGATCCCTGACCCAGATCCACGGGAGGTCACTTTTGGTAAATACACCGTTCATTATGCGTACTCTTATTACGGCCAAGTAAAATCTTTGGTGAAGCAGTGGAAGTTTCAGGGTGATCATGCTTTGGGTTTTAGGCTCGGCGAACTCATGGGGATTACCTACAATCATCTACTCTGCGGCAAGGTAGTCTCCTACGTTCCCCGTTACGGAGAAAGCTATCCCTATTTTGGCAATCACTTGTTTTCTTTTTTGGCAGGCCTTCAGAAGACTGGGAACTGCGCTGTAGTACCTGCTTACGTAAAAACACGGGCAACCATGCCTCAAAAGACGCTGTCGCGGTCAGCGCGTATGGTAAACTTGCATGACGCATTTGTACCTACAGGAACATGCGCTGACATAGTGGTGGATGATGTTATGACTACGGGGGCTACGAGTCGAGTTTTGTATAAGTGCTCGCCGTTTAAAGTATGGCTGGTGCTGGCTCGAGTGGAGCTGGATTTGTCTTCAGATTTTCGTAAGGCATGA
- the groES gene encoding co-chaperone GroES, which translates to MEIKPLGDRVLLKPMEEEEKTKSGIVIPDTAKEKPQKGKVLAVGTGRTLDNGTRVPLEVQVGDIVVFSKYAGTEVKVDGEEYLIVSERDILAVVGHEN; encoded by the coding sequence ATGGAGATTAAACCTTTGGGCGACAGAGTGCTTCTGAAACCAATGGAGGAAGAGGAAAAAACAAAGTCCGGTATTGTGATTCCTGACACTGCGAAGGAGAAACCACAAAAAGGAAAAGTCTTGGCAGTGGGCACTGGAAGAACTCTGGACAATGGAACTAGGGTACCCTTAGAGGTTCAGGTTGGTGACATTGTTGTGTTCTCCAAGTACGCTGGTACCGAAGTAAAGGTTGATGGTGAAGAATATCTCATTGTCTCTGAGAGAGATATTTTAGCCGTAGTCGGCCACGAAAACTAA
- a CDS encoding ABC transporter permease translates to MNYLIRRILQLIPTFIIATMIAFILFSLVGDPFEGMRQDPRLASQVERLRKIYGYDKDPLTRYVLWLYNFFTGEWGYSIMAKRSVFSVVTERIPVSLALGIGQTVLATLFGLLLGIYSALHLYSTADYVATALVFFGMSMPSFFFGVVALFFFVITWPLFNVGLMTPGFHPEAATLFEKTIEYGRHLMLPLMLLVILGMGGFVRYARSSMLEVLNMDYIRTARAKGLPESVVVRKHALRNALIPIVTLLALSLPGILGSAPITETIFSINGLGKLYIDALGANDQMTLMANLVLTISLVIVGNLLADILYSVVDPRVRLG, encoded by the coding sequence ATGAATTACCTGATCAGGAGAATCTTGCAGTTGATCCCGACGTTCATCATCGCCACAATGATTGCTTTCATACTGTTCTCATTGGTTGGCGACCCATTTGAAGGCATGCGTCAGGATCCTAGATTGGCTTCACAAGTGGAAAGACTGAGAAAGATCTATGGCTATGATAAAGATCCCTTAACACGTTATGTCCTTTGGTTGTACAACTTCTTCACGGGTGAATGGGGTTACTCTATCATGGCAAAAAGGTCGGTGTTCAGTGTAGTCACTGAGCGAATTCCCGTCTCCTTAGCACTGGGCATTGGACAAACGGTGCTTGCTACATTGTTTGGACTACTGCTTGGCATCTACTCTGCTTTGCACTTGTACTCGACAGCAGACTATGTGGCAACAGCGTTAGTATTCTTTGGTATGTCCATGCCATCATTTTTCTTTGGTGTGGTTGCCTTGTTCTTCTTTGTAATAACTTGGCCGCTCTTTAATGTTGGTTTGATGACGCCAGGCTTTCACCCAGAGGCAGCAACCTTATTCGAGAAAACCATTGAGTATGGTAGGCACCTCATGCTTCCTCTAATGTTGCTTGTTATCTTGGGAATGGGAGGATTCGTACGTTACGCTCGCTCTTCCATGCTTGAGGTTCTTAACATGGATTACATTAGAACTGCTAGGGCAAAAGGTTTGCCTGAGTCAGTTGTAGTGAGGAAGCACGCACTCAGAAATGCCTTAATACCCATTGTTACACTTCTTGCACTATCATTGCCTGGTATTCTTGGATCTGCACCAATCACTGAAACCATATTCAGTATTAATGGTCTAGGAAAACTGTACATAGACGCCTTGGGTGCCAACGACCAAATGACATTAATGGCTAACCTCGTGTTAACTATTTCGCTTGTCATAGTAGGCAACCTTCTGGCGGACATACTGTACTCGGTGGTTGATCCCCGAGTCCGCTTAGGATGA
- a CDS encoding glycoprotease family — MHNIHKVLVIQTAFPNEVAGIYEPEKRFPFKWFFLQGKTLEALCDIEIPEDLDAVAVAVGPGRFTSTRVGVGFALGLGMSRELPLIPLNVFDLIDSEGAEGWYLIMSRKDEYYGSYRANFREVKREIFSDIPKTDVARVLDQDHPLTFADLEQFLQKRGLPDGTSWETLKVEYMKEVAEEYKLWK, encoded by the coding sequence GTGCATAACATTCACAAAGTGCTCGTAATACAGACTGCGTTTCCTAATGAGGTAGCTGGCATTTACGAGCCTGAGAAGAGATTTCCTTTTAAATGGTTTTTTTTGCAGGGTAAGACTTTGGAAGCCTTGTGCGACATAGAAATTCCAGAAGATCTTGATGCTGTAGCGGTGGCTGTAGGACCTGGACGCTTCACCTCCACCCGGGTTGGTGTGGGCTTCGCACTGGGCTTAGGTATGTCAAGAGAACTGCCTCTAATCCCTTTGAACGTATTCGATCTCATCGATAGCGAAGGCGCTGAAGGTTGGTATTTGATTATGTCTCGAAAAGATGAGTACTATGGAAGCTACCGGGCAAATTTCCGAGAAGTGAAACGCGAGATATTTAGTGACATACCCAAAACAGATGTGGCAAGGGTTCTGGATCAAGATCATCCACTCACCTTTGCGGATTTAGAACAATTCTTGCAGAAACGTGGGCTACCCGACGGTACCAGCTGGGAGACGCTCAAGGTAGAGTACATGAAAGAAGTGGCAGAGGAGTACAAACTGTGGAAATAA
- the groL gene encoding chaperonin GroEL (60 kDa chaperone family; promotes refolding of misfolded polypeptides especially under stressful conditions; forms two stacked rings of heptamers to form a barrel-shaped 14mer; ends can be capped by GroES; misfolded proteins enter the barrel where they are refolded when GroES binds) has protein sequence MAAKLIAFDEEARSKLLTGVLKLSKAVKATLGPKGRYVVLERKFGSPLITNDGVTIAKEIDLEDPYENLGAQLAKEVASKTNDVAGDGTTTATVLAEAMVREGMKNVTAGANPIALRRGIEKAVEAVTEEIKKLSRPVSGKRDITEVATISAKDQQIGSIIAEAMEKVGKDGVVTVEEGKSLGMELEFVEGMQFDRGYVSPYFVTDPERMETVLEDPLIVITDKKISNVQEFLPLLEKIVQYGRSFLLIADDVEGEALATLVVNKLRGTFNCVAVKAPGFGDRRKEMLQDIAIVTGGQVISEELGVSFESVTPDMFGHARSVKVDKESTTIVGGKGSSEEIEKRIAQIRKQLETTESEYEKEKLQERLAKLAGGVAVIKVGAATETEMKEKKHRVEDAVSATKAAMEEGIVAGGGVTLVKASTVLDKLPLENDELIGATIVKKALMEPARVIAENAGFAGEVVVEELKKREYPVGFDAVKGEYVDMFEAGIIDPTKVTRSALQNAASIAAMVLTTEALVVEKPEQEKAQPGMPPEEY, from the coding sequence ATGGCAGCGAAGTTGATTGCATTCGATGAAGAGGCAAGGAGTAAGTTACTTACTGGAGTATTGAAACTTTCCAAGGCTGTAAAGGCTACCTTAGGCCCAAAGGGCAGATATGTGGTATTGGAAAGGAAGTTTGGTTCACCGCTTATTACCAATGATGGTGTGACCATTGCAAAAGAAATAGATTTGGAAGATCCATATGAGAATTTGGGTGCTCAGTTGGCTAAGGAGGTTGCTTCAAAGACCAATGACGTAGCAGGTGACGGAACAACTACCGCTACTGTTTTGGCGGAAGCCATGGTCAGGGAAGGCATGAAGAACGTTACAGCTGGTGCTAACCCCATTGCTCTGAGAAGGGGAATTGAGAAAGCTGTAGAGGCAGTAACTGAGGAAATTAAGAAGCTATCCAGACCGGTAAGTGGAAAGCGTGACATTACTGAAGTTGCCACCATTTCTGCCAAGGACCAACAAATTGGCAGCATCATCGCTGAAGCCATGGAAAAGGTCGGCAAAGATGGTGTTGTCACAGTCGAAGAAGGCAAATCCTTGGGGATGGAGCTTGAATTTGTTGAAGGTATGCAGTTTGACCGCGGTTATGTGTCTCCCTATTTTGTAACTGACCCTGAGCGCATGGAAACTGTTTTGGAGGATCCTCTGATTGTAATTACCGATAAGAAGATTAGCAATGTACAGGAGTTCCTGCCGCTGTTGGAGAAGATTGTGCAGTATGGAAGGTCCTTCCTACTCATTGCTGACGATGTTGAAGGAGAAGCTCTAGCCACCTTAGTTGTTAATAAACTCAGGGGAACCTTTAACTGCGTAGCTGTAAAGGCACCCGGGTTTGGTGACAGGCGTAAAGAAATGCTTCAAGATATTGCCATCGTAACTGGAGGGCAGGTCATAAGCGAGGAACTGGGTGTCAGCTTCGAGAGTGTGACGCCTGACATGTTCGGACATGCCCGCAGCGTAAAAGTAGATAAAGAGAGCACTACCATTGTGGGCGGAAAAGGCAGCAGTGAAGAAATTGAAAAGCGTATTGCTCAAATCAGGAAGCAGCTGGAGACCACTGAATCCGAATATGAGAAAGAAAAACTGCAGGAACGCTTAGCTAAGTTGGCTGGTGGCGTTGCGGTGATAAAGGTTGGAGCTGCTACTGAAACAGAGATGAAGGAAAAGAAACACAGAGTGGAAGATGCTGTTTCAGCTACCAAAGCTGCCATGGAAGAAGGTATCGTGGCTGGTGGTGGTGTAACCCTCGTGAAGGCTTCCACTGTACTTGACAAGCTTCCACTAGAAAATGACGAACTCATCGGCGCTACCATTGTGAAAAAGGCTCTTATGGAACCTGCTCGGGTCATAGCTGAGAATGCTGGCTTTGCCGGAGAAGTGGTAGTCGAGGAATTAAAGAAGAGAGAATACCCCGTTGGATTCGACGCCGTAAAGGGCGAATACGTTGACATGTTTGAAGCGGGAATCATTGACCCCACAAAGGTCACTCGTTCGGCTTTGCAGAATGCAGCATCCATTGCTGCCATGGTATTGACCACAGAAGCGCTGGTCGTGGAGAAACCGGAACAAGAAAAGGCACAGCCTGGAATGCCACCTGAAGAATATTAA